A part of Aegilops tauschii subsp. strangulata cultivar AL8/78 chromosome 2, Aet v6.0, whole genome shotgun sequence genomic DNA contains:
- the LOC109783263 gene encoding large ribosomal subunit protein eL22z encodes MARGAAAAAAAAKGKKKGSVSFVIDCTKPVEDKIMEIASLEKFLQERIKVAGGKAGNLGDSVTVTRDKSKVTVTSDGAFSKRYLKYLTKKYLKKHNVRDWLRVIAANKERNVYELRYFNIAENEGEEED; translated from the exons ATGGctcgcggcgcggcggcggcggcagcggccgcGAAGGGCAAGAAGAAGGGGTCCGTCTCCTTCGTGATCGACTGCACCAAGCCCGTGGAGGACAAGATCATGGAGATCGCGTCGCTGGAGAAGTTCCTCCAGGAGCGCATCAAGGTCGCCGGCGGCAAGGCCGGGAACCTCGGCGACTCCGTCACCGTCACGCGCGACAAGAGCAAGGTCACCGTCACCTCGGACGGCGCCTTCTCCAAGAG GTACCTCAAATACTTGACCAAGAAGTACTTGAAGAAGCACAACGTGCGGGACTGGCTTCGTGTGATCGCAGCCAACAAGGAGCGCAACGTGTACGAGCTCCGGTACTTCAACATAGCTGAGaatgagggcgaggaggaggattAG
- the LOC141040749 gene encoding uncharacterized protein, giving the protein MNFRDVFTREQAQRVAPPPRLITDMDRADHARRQRRLLIAEEDERAMAEWRRRHPEDLTDERAYWAERTARRRTERADRRRRKALANAQCDIVETGGRSIFTSDDERWDDIWLDTSDNTDKDDDGDDGSDLE; this is encoded by the coding sequence ATGAACTTCCGGGACGTCTTCACGCGCGAGCAGGCGCAGCGCGTCGCCCCTCCGCCGCGTCTCATCACCGACATGGACCGTGCCGACCACGCTCGgcggcagcgccgcctcctcatcgCCGAGGAGGACGAGCGAGCCATGGCGGAGTGGCGCCGTCGCCACCCGGAGGACCTCACCGACGAGCGTGCCTACTGGGCAGAGAGGACGGCAAGGCGCCGCACGGAGCGGGCGGACCGGCGTCGGCGGAAGGCATTGGCAAATGCGCAGTGCGATATCGTTGAAACAGGTGGGAGGTCGATCTTCACGTCAGACGATGAACGTTGGGACGACATATGGCTCGATACCTCGGACAACACCGACAaggatgatgatggtgatgatggtaGCGACTTGGAGTAG